Proteins from a genomic interval of Quercus lobata isolate SW786 chromosome 11, ValleyOak3.0 Primary Assembly, whole genome shotgun sequence:
- the LOC115966657 gene encoding egg cell-secreted protein 1.4-like gives MASGNVFMFFFLACLLAVTNVTATRDLYIKPGHRLAARLDTSEGLVPCWNALLELKSCSNEIVVFFLNGQADIGPDCCRAITIITHNCWPAMLTSLGFIAEEGNILSGYCDAAASVPSTAPSPSSPAPRA, from the coding sequence ATGGCTAGCGGAAAtgtgtttatgtttttctttcttgcaTGTCTCTTGGCAGTGACAAATGTGACAGCAACAAGGGACTTGTACATTAAGCCTGGACACAGGCTCGCAGCAAGGCTTGATACCAGTGAAGGCTTAGTCCCTTGCTGGAATGCGCTATTGGAGCTCAAATCATGTTCAAATGAGATTGTTGTTTTCTTCCTCAATGGCCAGGCTGATATTGGTCCTGACTGTTGCCGTGCCATTACAATTATAACACATAACTGCTGGCCTGCCATGCTCACTTCACTCGGTTTCATAGCTGAGGAAGGCAATATTCTAAGTGGCTATTGTGATGCGGCAGCCTCCGTTCCATCTACAGCTCCTTCTCCAAGCTCACCAGCGCCTCGGGCCTAG